One genomic segment of Occultella kanbiaonis includes these proteins:
- a CDS encoding ABC transporter permease: protein MLTFMGRRLLYMVPTLFAISLVSFLIIQLPPGDYITTLVAQMENDGQSLDAATIEALRVRYGLDEPFIVQYWLWISNILFHGDFGQSFQWNQPVAVLLERTLPFTILLTFSTLLFTWVIAFPIGIYSAVRQYSPGDYLATTIGFLGLAIPNFLLALGLMYVALFFFGQSVGGLFSPEYETAPWSLAKMGDLLGHLWIPMVVLGTAGTAGLIRVLRANLLDELRKPYVVAARSRGLSERRILLKYPLRVAVNPFLSTIGWVLPALVSGEIIVSQVLSLPTTGPLLLGALRSQDMYLAGAVIFIVSVLTVVGTLLSDILLAKLDPRVRLGAK, encoded by the coding sequence GTGCTGACGTTCATGGGAAGACGGCTCCTGTACATGGTGCCGACGCTGTTCGCCATCTCGCTCGTGTCGTTCCTGATCATCCAACTGCCCCCGGGTGACTACATCACCACGTTGGTCGCGCAGATGGAGAACGACGGACAGTCGCTCGATGCGGCGACGATCGAGGCCTTGCGGGTCCGCTACGGGCTGGACGAGCCCTTCATCGTCCAATACTGGTTGTGGATCTCGAACATCCTGTTCCACGGGGACTTCGGGCAGTCGTTCCAGTGGAACCAACCGGTGGCCGTGCTCCTCGAGCGGACGCTGCCGTTCACGATCCTGCTGACGTTCTCCACGTTGTTGTTCACCTGGGTGATCGCGTTCCCGATCGGGATCTACTCCGCGGTCCGGCAGTACTCCCCCGGCGACTACCTGGCGACCACGATCGGCTTCCTGGGGCTGGCCATCCCGAACTTCCTCCTTGCGCTCGGCCTGATGTACGTCGCCCTGTTCTTCTTCGGGCAGTCCGTCGGTGGCCTGTTCTCGCCCGAGTACGAGACCGCGCCGTGGAGCCTGGCCAAGATGGGTGATCTGCTGGGCCACCTGTGGATCCCGATGGTGGTCCTGGGCACCGCCGGCACCGCGGGGCTGATCAGGGTCCTGCGGGCGAACCTGCTCGACGAGCTGCGCAAGCCGTACGTCGTGGCCGCGCGTTCGCGTGGGCTGTCGGAGCGGCGGATCCTGCTCAAGTACCCGTTGCGCGTCGCCGTGAACCCGTTCCTGTCCACGATCGGCTGGGTGCTCCCGGCGCTGGTCTCGGGCGAGATCATCGTGTCCCAGGTGCTCTCCCTGCCGACGACCGGGCCGCTGCTGCTCGGCGCCCTGCGCAGTCAGGACATGTACCTCGCCGGGGCGGTCATCTTCATCGTCAGCGTCCTGACCGTCGTCGGGACGCTGCTGTCGGACATCCTGTTGGCCAAACTCGATCCGCGCGTGCGGTTGGGGGCGAAATGA
- a CDS encoding ABC transporter permease, translating into MSINIASEEAVAEVATEEPGVEPEAPEGTAKVDRDRANQWRLVWWRFRAHKLAMVGLVTIIVIYVIALLAPFLAPFSSTTFDADYIYAPPQRVHVVDDDGDWGLHALGFTLEQDPETFALTHTVNPEDRIDLGFFVRGDSYTVVGPIRWDVHLFGPTDPDRVVYLMGADRIGRDMFSMLIHGTRISMTIGLVGVALAFGLGVLLGGISGYVGGAVDTIIQRIVEFFMSLPTLPLWLGLAAALPQDWSSTRRYFAITIILAIIAWTDLARVVRGKFLSLRTEEFVVSARLDGSPGRRVIFRHMLPSFSSHLIASLTLSIPAMILAETSLSFLGLGLKAPTVSWGVLLEQAQNFRVLQDAPWLLLPGVAVVIAVLSLNFVGDGLRDAADPYRA; encoded by the coding sequence ATGAGCATCAACATCGCATCCGAGGAAGCCGTGGCCGAGGTGGCCACCGAGGAGCCCGGTGTGGAGCCGGAGGCTCCGGAGGGCACCGCGAAGGTCGACCGGGACCGGGCCAACCAGTGGCGCCTGGTCTGGTGGCGGTTCCGCGCGCACAAGCTCGCCATGGTGGGGCTGGTGACGATCATCGTCATCTACGTCATCGCCCTGCTGGCGCCGTTCCTCGCCCCGTTCAGCTCGACCACCTTCGACGCCGATTACATCTACGCGCCACCGCAGCGGGTGCACGTCGTCGACGACGACGGCGACTGGGGACTGCACGCGCTCGGGTTCACCCTGGAGCAGGATCCCGAGACGTTCGCCCTCACCCACACCGTCAACCCCGAGGACCGGATCGACCTGGGCTTCTTCGTCCGCGGCGACTCCTACACGGTGGTGGGTCCGATCAGGTGGGACGTGCACCTGTTCGGCCCCACGGACCCGGACCGGGTCGTCTACCTGATGGGTGCCGACCGGATCGGGCGGGACATGTTCTCGATGCTCATCCACGGCACCCGGATCTCGATGACGATCGGTCTCGTGGGCGTCGCCCTGGCGTTCGGGCTCGGGGTCCTACTCGGCGGGATCTCCGGCTACGTCGGCGGCGCCGTCGACACGATCATCCAGCGCATCGTGGAGTTCTTCATGTCGCTGCCGACCCTGCCACTGTGGCTCGGCCTCGCGGCCGCCCTGCCACAGGACTGGAGTTCGACGAGACGCTACTTCGCGATCACGATCATCCTCGCGATCATCGCCTGGACCGACCTGGCCCGGGTGGTGCGCGGGAAATTCCTGTCACTGCGCACGGAGGAGTTCGTCGTCTCCGCACGGCTGGACGGCTCACCGGGCCGGCGGGTCATCTTCCGGCACATGCTCCCCTCGTTCTCCAGCCACCTGATCGCCTCACTGACCCTCTCGATCCCGGCGATGATCCTCGCCGAGACGTCACTGTCGTTCCTCGGCCTTGGCCTGAAGGCACCGACGGTCTCCTGGGGGGTCCTGCTGGAACAGGCACAGAACTTCCGGGTGCTGCAGGACGCACCCTGGTTGTTGCTCCCCGGCGTCGCGGTGGTCATCGCGGTGCTCTCCCTGAACTTCGTCGGCGACGGCCTGCGCGACGCCGCCGACCCCTACCGAGCCTGA
- a CDS encoding ABC transporter ATP-binding protein — MPENTTLTGPEAQSALLDTDDTILEISGLRTQFTTRDGVVRAVDGVDLRVPAGKTVCVVGESGCGKSVTARSVLGLVEPPGKVTDGHLWWRSPTLGRVDLNALDPKGSTMRRIRAREISMVFQEPIASLSPMYTVGAQLAEMLREHKGLSKEAAREASIALLERVGIPRPASRVDNYPWQMSGGMCQRIMIAMALACEPALLIADEPTTALDVTIQARILDLFSKLQAETGMSLLFITHDLGVVAEIADEVAVMYLGRVVEQAPVEELFANPKHPYTRALLRSVPRLGRAHGRKLATIRGQVPHGAHRPSGCSFRTRCEVAIEGLCDVVEPVALTTAGHLVECHRWDEDTLPPAVGAGLPPFDANATAEQVRAMQEDVRAASVGVTADLAADTRTPVTVTDADVPIATDGPTADAERAGTGGPVAGPALTRATQPEPASAVDEHPRARVTEPAATATPTSDDAAPSGIDGKRRTAPLLEVRDLSMRFPVKSGWFGRNQANVHALTGVNLTIRPGETLGLVGESGCGKTTLGRCIVRSETPSEGQIWYRPDDSERRDVALLPERRLRDYQRDVRMIFQDPFSSLNPRMTLRQIIGDPLIAHRIAKGSELEDRVAQMMRRVGLAPEYMDRYPHAFSGGQRQRVNIARALILQPRLVVADEAVSALDVSVRAQILNLLRDLQDELDLTYLFISHDLSVVESICDRVAVMYLGKVVELADTEDVFLDPQHPYSEALLSAVPATSPEQRGSTRRIRLSDDLPDPVDPPAGCYFRTRCRYAVEGMCDRADAPPTLDLVSPADRAPHLSACLRHEELNLAGIRERTPL, encoded by the coding sequence ATGCCCGAGAACACCACTCTGACCGGACCCGAGGCACAGTCGGCCCTCCTCGACACCGACGACACCATCCTGGAGATCTCGGGTCTGCGGACCCAGTTCACCACCCGCGACGGTGTGGTCCGAGCCGTTGACGGCGTGGACCTGCGGGTCCCCGCCGGCAAGACCGTCTGCGTCGTCGGCGAGTCCGGCTGCGGCAAGTCGGTCACCGCGCGGTCGGTGCTCGGTCTGGTGGAGCCACCGGGCAAGGTCACCGACGGCCACCTCTGGTGGCGCAGCCCCACGCTCGGTCGCGTCGACCTCAACGCGCTCGACCCCAAGGGCTCGACGATGCGCCGGATCCGGGCACGCGAGATCTCGATGGTGTTCCAGGAACCGATCGCCTCGCTCTCGCCGATGTACACCGTCGGAGCCCAACTGGCCGAGATGCTCCGCGAGCACAAGGGGCTCAGCAAGGAGGCCGCCCGCGAGGCGTCGATCGCGCTCCTCGAGCGGGTCGGCATCCCCCGCCCGGCCTCCCGTGTCGACAACTACCCGTGGCAGATGTCGGGTGGGATGTGCCAGCGGATCATGATCGCGATGGCCCTCGCCTGCGAGCCGGCGCTGCTCATCGCGGACGAGCCCACCACGGCGCTCGACGTGACCATCCAGGCCCGGATCCTCGACCTCTTCTCCAAGCTGCAGGCCGAGACGGGCATGTCGCTGCTGTTCATCACGCACGACCTCGGCGTGGTGGCCGAGATCGCCGACGAGGTCGCCGTCATGTACCTCGGCCGTGTGGTCGAACAGGCACCGGTCGAGGAGTTGTTCGCGAACCCGAAGCACCCCTACACCCGGGCTCTGCTGCGGTCCGTGCCTCGTCTGGGCCGAGCCCACGGGCGCAAGCTCGCGACGATCCGAGGCCAGGTGCCACACGGTGCGCACCGGCCCAGCGGGTGCAGCTTCCGGACCCGGTGCGAAGTCGCGATCGAGGGTCTGTGCGACGTGGTCGAACCGGTCGCGCTGACCACGGCTGGGCACCTGGTGGAGTGCCACCGGTGGGACGAGGACACGTTACCGCCGGCGGTCGGGGCGGGGCTGCCGCCCTTCGACGCCAACGCGACCGCCGAGCAGGTCCGCGCGATGCAGGAGGACGTGCGTGCGGCGAGCGTGGGCGTGACGGCCGACCTCGCCGCCGACACCCGGACCCCGGTGACCGTGACCGACGCCGACGTCCCCATCGCGACCGACGGCCCGACGGCGGACGCCGAGCGGGCCGGGACCGGCGGCCCGGTCGCGGGGCCGGCCCTCACACGAGCGACGCAGCCGGAACCGGCCTCCGCCGTGGACGAGCACCCGCGCGCCCGCGTCACCGAACCGGCCGCGACGGCGACCCCCACGTCCGACGACGCTGCGCCGTCGGGCATCGACGGGAAGCGGCGCACGGCGCCGCTGCTCGAGGTTCGGGACCTGTCCATGCGGTTCCCGGTGAAGTCGGGCTGGTTCGGCCGGAACCAGGCCAACGTGCACGCGCTGACCGGTGTGAACCTGACGATCCGGCCCGGTGAGACCCTCGGCCTGGTCGGTGAGTCCGGCTGCGGCAAGACCACGCTCGGCCGGTGCATCGTCCGGTCGGAGACGCCGAGCGAGGGTCAGATCTGGTACCGCCCGGACGACAGCGAGCGCCGGGACGTCGCGCTGCTGCCCGAACGCCGACTGCGCGACTACCAGCGCGACGTCCGGATGATCTTCCAGGACCCGTTCTCCTCCCTGAACCCGCGGATGACCCTTCGGCAGATCATCGGCGACCCGCTGATAGCGCACCGGATCGCGAAGGGGTCCGAACTGGAGGACCGGGTCGCCCAGATGATGCGCCGCGTGGGCCTGGCCCCGGAGTACATGGATCGGTATCCGCACGCGTTCTCCGGCGGTCAGCGCCAGCGGGTCAACATCGCACGGGCACTGATCCTGCAGCCCCGCCTGGTCGTGGCCGACGAGGCGGTCTCGGCCCTCGACGTCTCGGTCCGCGCGCAGATCCTGAACCTCCTTCGCGACCTCCAGGATGAGCTCGACCTCACCTACCTGTTCATCTCGCACGACCTGTCCGTGGTCGAGTCGATCTGCGACCGGGTCGCCGTGATGTACCTCGGCAAGGTCGTGGAGCTGGCCGACACCGAGGACGTCTTCCTCGACCCGCAGCACCCGTACTCCGAGGCGCTGCTGTCCGCGGTGCCGGCCACGAGCCCGGAGCAACGCGGCAGCACCCGCCGGATCCGGCTCTCCGACGACCTGCCCGATCCGGTCGACCCACCCGCCGGCTGCTACTTCCGGACCCGCTGCCGCTACGCCGTCGAGGGTATGTGCGACCGCGCCGACGCGCCCCCGACCCTCGACCTGGTCTCGCCCGCGGACCGCGCACCACACCTGAGTGCCTGCCTGCGCCACGAGGAGTTGAACCTGGCCGGCATCCGCGAGCGGACCCCGCTGTGA
- a CDS encoding helix-turn-helix domain-containing protein: MADDIYADYYDFLVTGIDFVIHRGPDPSWHTPTRDYVDPLSHLLVYALSGVAHYELDGRTYEVRQGDMMFFPKGLPHTGTSDKQDPWTFITVGFDASSTRGDAQAQLESLHHHWRGAFTDQASALFPEMYAAWTDKKPGHLVRCRALTMTGIYTLIREQTQPRQYSPHTQKIVSIIETMRENYDRSYPVEALAEGAGLSASHFRALFKAFTGLTVKEYHHKIKISKAKEFLLSGECNVTEAAARTGFSDIYYFSRLFKKVTGTNPSEYTKR, encoded by the coding sequence ATGGCCGACGACATCTACGCCGACTACTACGACTTCCTCGTGACCGGCATCGACTTCGTGATCCATCGCGGGCCCGACCCGTCCTGGCACACCCCCACCCGGGACTACGTGGACCCCCTCTCGCACCTGCTCGTCTATGCACTGTCCGGCGTCGCGCACTACGAGCTCGACGGGCGCACGTACGAGGTGCGCCAGGGCGACATGATGTTCTTCCCGAAGGGGCTGCCGCACACGGGGACCAGCGACAAGCAGGACCCGTGGACGTTCATCACGGTGGGCTTCGACGCGTCGTCCACGCGTGGCGACGCCCAGGCGCAGCTCGAGTCGCTCCACCACCACTGGCGTGGCGCCTTCACCGATCAGGCGTCCGCACTCTTCCCGGAGATGTACGCGGCGTGGACGGACAAGAAGCCCGGCCACCTGGTTCGCTGCCGGGCCTTGACGATGACAGGGATCTACACGCTCATCCGCGAGCAGACCCAGCCGCGCCAGTACAGCCCACACACCCAGAAGATCGTGAGCATCATCGAGACGATGCGGGAGAACTACGACCGCAGCTACCCGGTGGAGGCGCTGGCCGAGGGTGCGGGCTTGAGCGCTTCGCACTTCCGGGCCCTGTTCAAGGCGTTCACGGGCCTCACCGTGAAGGAGTACCACCACAAGATCAAGATCAGCAAGGCGAAGGAGTTCCTGCTCAGCGGGGAGTGCAACGTCACGGAGGCCGCGGCTCGGACCGGGTTCTCCGACATCTACTACTTCAGCAGGCTGTTCAAGAAGGTCACGGGCACGAACCCGTCGGAGTACACGAAGCGATGA
- a CDS encoding RraA family protein, producing the protein MTLPQTSPVELFARYERVSTAIVNDVLRSEGLLDQTLPHEIVPLQEGMRIAGFAFTISGERSRDGANDMPDRAAMLEAIPDGAVCVWATGGDNESAQWGEVMTMAAIRRGCRGAVIDGGVRDTDKVLPQKFPVFTRYRSSNGMMGRFRLTSWGTDIVIGGVTIRPGDLVLGDLDGVIIVPAELAERVLGEAEAILRHEVEIKQMVDDGATPGEIVSRGGYF; encoded by the coding sequence TTGACGTTACCTCAGACCAGTCCGGTCGAGTTGTTCGCCCGCTACGAGCGGGTCTCGACCGCCATCGTGAACGACGTCCTCCGCTCCGAGGGGCTGCTCGACCAGACCCTCCCGCACGAGATCGTCCCGCTCCAGGAAGGGATGAGGATCGCCGGGTTCGCCTTCACCATCAGCGGTGAACGCAGCCGCGACGGCGCGAACGACATGCCCGACCGTGCGGCCATGCTCGAGGCGATCCCGGACGGCGCCGTGTGTGTCTGGGCCACCGGTGGCGACAACGAGTCGGCGCAGTGGGGTGAGGTCATGACCATGGCCGCAATCCGCCGCGGCTGCCGTGGCGCCGTCATCGACGGTGGCGTCCGCGATACGGATAAAGTCCTCCCCCAGAAGTTCCCCGTGTTCACCCGGTACCGCAGCTCGAACGGGATGATGGGCCGGTTCCGGCTCACCTCCTGGGGGACCGACATCGTCATCGGAGGCGTCACGATCCGCCCCGGCGACCTTGTTCTCGGTGATCTCGACGGCGTGATCATCGTGCCGGCCGAGCTGGCCGAGCGGGTGCTCGGCGAGGCCGAGGCGATTCTGCGCCACGAGGTCGAGATCAAGCAGATGGTCGACGACGGCGCGACCCCGGGCGAGATCGTCTCGCGCGGCGGTTACTTCTGA
- a CDS encoding SDR family NAD(P)-dependent oxidoreductase: protein MTKLDNLRVVVTGAAGGIGSALARRLHAAGARLALTSRDADRLDALVQELGGPGERLWAQTADLADEPSVEAFFDGAGAHLGSLDALVNVAGLSRPGQIVETSLADFDQIWHANVTSAFLASKHAVPLIDAEAGGSVINVSSVAGLRPNATAPLYCTAKAALDMFTRAFALQVKQRRIRVTALNPGGTDTPFWGDRPVDRSKLMSAEDVVDVIAFVLATPSTVQINAVEFEPFHP from the coding sequence GTGACGAAGCTGGACAACCTGCGCGTGGTGGTCACCGGAGCCGCCGGCGGCATCGGCTCCGCGCTGGCCCGACGCCTGCACGCCGCGGGCGCGCGGCTCGCGCTGACGAGCCGCGACGCTGACCGGCTGGACGCCCTCGTGCAGGAGCTGGGTGGGCCGGGCGAGCGACTCTGGGCGCAGACCGCGGACCTCGCCGACGAGCCGTCGGTCGAGGCCTTCTTCGACGGCGCCGGGGCGCACCTCGGATCCCTCGATGCGCTCGTCAACGTGGCTGGGCTGTCGCGACCCGGGCAGATCGTCGAGACCAGCCTGGCGGACTTCGATCAGATCTGGCACGCGAACGTCACGTCGGCGTTCCTCGCGTCCAAGCACGCCGTGCCCCTCATCGACGCCGAGGCCGGCGGATCCGTGATCAATGTCAGTTCCGTCGCCGGGCTGCGCCCCAACGCCACCGCGCCGCTGTACTGCACGGCGAAGGCGGCGCTGGACATGTTCACCCGCGCGTTCGCGCTGCAGGTCAAGCAGCGCCGGATCCGGGTGACCGCGCTCAACCCCGGCGGCACGGACACGCCGTTCTGGGGTGACCGGCCGGTGGACCGCAGCAAGCTCATGTCCGCAGAGGACGTCGTCGACGTGATCGCGTTCGTCCTCGCCACCCCGTCGACGGTGCAGATCAACGCCGTCGAGTTCGAGCCGTTCCATCCCTGA
- a CDS encoding glycoside hydrolase family 88 protein yields the protein MPVDVRTVPLEAAVQLYDHYESIAEVKAYYGLLAIYGLARAAEAGADEELWGRVERILRRFPDEVDHPRYNFQSYRIGGIPQAFAVARGRMPDRAEAVREYAEELMTAPRDPAGILVMPRTAELNQIWIDAAMAASMYLVFAGRALGEPRYFDEAVHQSVAMYDEFLDPSNGLLHQCMNFVGPGLLSEDHWSRGNGWGYIALTELVAELPEDHPGRPGVASRFVALSAAMLPHQSERGLWRQEINDPHAWEETSGTALILYGYGLGLRLGLLDEATYGDAFRRGIAGLAAHGINGDGSTEGSCPGCLCPGEGAEKGTVAAYLAKEPYRDEPHSFGPFMLALVEAHLNGVDAVSLGGASPGE from the coding sequence ATGCCCGTCGACGTGCGCACCGTGCCTCTCGAGGCCGCCGTCCAGCTCTACGACCACTACGAGAGCATCGCCGAGGTCAAGGCCTACTACGGCCTGCTCGCCATCTACGGCCTGGCCCGGGCCGCCGAAGCCGGGGCCGACGAGGAACTCTGGGGACGCGTGGAGCGGATCCTGCGACGGTTCCCCGACGAGGTCGACCACCCGCGCTACAACTTCCAGTCCTACCGGATCGGTGGGATCCCGCAGGCGTTCGCCGTGGCCCGTGGCCGGATGCCGGACCGGGCCGAGGCGGTCCGCGAGTACGCCGAGGAGCTGATGACAGCGCCCCGCGATCCGGCCGGGATCCTGGTCATGCCGCGCACCGCGGAACTGAACCAGATCTGGATCGATGCCGCGATGGCCGCCTCGATGTACCTCGTGTTCGCCGGCCGAGCCCTCGGCGAACCCCGCTACTTCGACGAGGCGGTGCACCAGAGCGTCGCCATGTACGACGAGTTCCTCGACCCCTCGAACGGGCTGCTGCACCAGTGCATGAACTTCGTCGGACCCGGCCTGCTCTCCGAGGACCACTGGAGCCGCGGCAACGGCTGGGGCTACATCGCCCTCACCGAACTGGTCGCGGAACTGCCCGAGGACCACCCGGGCCGCCCGGGCGTCGCGTCGAGGTTCGTGGCGCTGTCCGCGGCGATGCTCCCGCACCAGTCCGAGCGTGGCCTCTGGCGCCAGGAGATCAACGACCCCCACGCCTGGGAGGAGACCTCCGGGACCGCGCTCATCCTGTACGGGTACGGTCTCGGGCTGCGCCTCGGCCTGCTCGACGAGGCGACCTACGGCGACGCGTTCCGCCGCGGCATCGCCGGCCTCGCGGCCCACGGCATCAACGGCGACGGCTCAACCGAGGGCTCCTGCCCCGGCTGCCTGTGCCCCGGCGAGGGCGCCGAGAAGGGCACCGTAGCCGCGTACCTGGCGAAGGAGCCCTACCGCGACGAGCCGCACAGCTTCGGCCCGTTCATGCTCGCCCTGGTGGAGGCACACCTGAACGGCGTCGACGCGGTGAGCCTGGGCGGCGCCTCGCCCGGCGAGTGA
- a CDS encoding pyridoxamine 5'-phosphate oxidase family protein, translating to MATRYDTIEPQLLRFIERQQMFFVATAAADGRVNVSPKGLDAFRVLGPSRVVWLNGSGSGNETAAHTALDPRITIMFCAFEGKPWILRLYGTARMVQPGDDDWDELIDLFPPMLGARQVYDVTVTECQTSCGFGVPLYDFVGQRDLMHSWADRRGPEGLARYQREKNATSIDGFDAHLPESLLGA from the coding sequence ATGGCGACCCGCTACGACACCATCGAACCCCAACTCCTCCGGTTCATCGAACGGCAGCAGATGTTCTTCGTCGCGACCGCGGCGGCGGACGGGCGGGTGAACGTCTCCCCCAAGGGTCTGGACGCGTTCCGGGTCCTCGGCCCGAGCCGCGTCGTCTGGCTGAACGGCAGCGGCTCCGGGAACGAGACCGCCGCGCACACCGCCCTCGACCCGCGGATCACGATCATGTTCTGCGCGTTCGAGGGCAAGCCGTGGATCCTGCGGCTGTACGGCACCGCCCGCATGGTGCAGCCCGGCGATGACGACTGGGACGAGCTCATCGACCTGTTCCCGCCCATGCTCGGCGCCCGGCAGGTGTACGACGTCACGGTCACCGAGTGCCAGACGTCCTGCGGCTTCGGGGTGCCCCTGTACGACTTCGTCGGTCAGCGGGACCTGATGCACTCGTGGGCGGACCGGCGCGGTCCGGAGGGCCTGGCGCGCTACCAGCGGGAGAAGAACGCCACCTCGATCGACGGCTTCGATGCGCACCTGCCCGAGTCGCTGCTGGGGGCCTGA
- a CDS encoding gluconokinase encodes MASTQHKISPSEAIDPLVLGLDVGSTASRGGLYDAAARPLEGPKAKVPHAFTTAGDGTSEIDADAVVDEIEQILEVLATPEFKGRIGGVAIDTFSASLVGVDSAGHAVTPCYTYADSRCTEQVRELREELDEAQVLQRTGTRIHSSYLPARLRWLAATDRARFDAVDRWMSLGEYIHLRIIGTAVIGTAAAAWTGLLDRRTGAWDEAIVAASGIDVGSLSPIHDPDDPVREVSAGVVKRWPALAGARWYPVIGDGLAANVGVGATAEGTVGLSAATSGAMRVLLHQIPEQIPSGLWYYRVDARRSLLGGALNDVGRVVTWLDATLRAPDDPGAVLAADPDPATPSVLPYLSGERSTGWAAGARATITDLSATATADLIYRGAMEGVALSYARVADSLAGAAGGHARQILAAGRVAADLTPWLQVVADALDADVRHVTNKRTTLRGTVLLALESLAPDVERSEPDIGATFAPVPARRGYYDERARRYQEVYAALVR; translated from the coding sequence ATGGCGTCGACCCAGCACAAGATCAGCCCATCCGAAGCGATCGACCCGCTCGTCCTCGGGCTCGACGTCGGATCGACCGCGTCGCGCGGCGGGCTCTACGACGCTGCCGCCCGCCCGCTCGAGGGACCGAAGGCGAAGGTCCCGCACGCGTTCACCACGGCGGGCGACGGCACCAGCGAGATCGACGCGGACGCCGTCGTCGATGAGATCGAGCAGATCCTCGAGGTGCTCGCGACGCCGGAGTTCAAGGGCCGAATCGGCGGCGTCGCGATCGACACGTTCTCCGCCTCGCTCGTCGGCGTCGACTCCGCGGGCCACGCCGTCACGCCGTGCTACACCTACGCCGACTCCCGCTGCACCGAGCAGGTGCGCGAGTTGCGCGAGGAACTCGACGAGGCCCAGGTGCTGCAGCGCACCGGCACCCGGATCCACAGCAGCTACCTGCCGGCCCGGCTACGCTGGCTCGCGGCCACCGACCGGGCGAGGTTCGACGCCGTCGACCGCTGGATGTCGCTCGGCGAGTACATCCACCTGCGGATCATCGGCACCGCCGTGATCGGCACCGCGGCGGCCGCGTGGACCGGGCTGCTGGACCGGCGCACCGGTGCCTGGGACGAGGCGATCGTCGCGGCGTCCGGGATCGACGTCGGTTCGCTCTCACCGATCCACGACCCGGACGACCCGGTCCGCGAGGTGTCCGCAGGCGTCGTGAAGCGGTGGCCAGCCCTCGCTGGGGCTCGGTGGTACCCCGTGATCGGCGACGGGCTCGCCGCGAATGTCGGCGTCGGGGCGACGGCGGAGGGCACCGTGGGTCTGTCCGCCGCCACGAGCGGGGCGATGCGGGTGCTCCTGCATCAGATCCCTGAGCAGATCCCGAGCGGGTTGTGGTACTACCGCGTCGACGCCCGCCGCAGCCTGCTCGGTGGTGCGCTGAACGACGTCGGCCGTGTGGTCACCTGGCTCGACGCCACGCTGCGCGCGCCGGACGATCCCGGGGCCGTCCTCGCCGCCGACCCGGACCCGGCCACCCCGAGCGTGCTGCCCTACCTGAGCGGGGAGCGCAGCACCGGCTGGGCCGCGGGGGCCCGGGCGACCATCACGGACCTGAGCGCCACGGCCACGGCCGACCTGATCTACCGGGGTGCGATGGAGGGTGTTGCGCTCAGCTACGCACGGGTCGCCGACTCCCTCGCCGGCGCTGCCGGCGGGCATGCCCGGCAGATCCTTGCCGCCGGGCGCGTGGCGGCGGACCTGACCCCGTGGCTGCAGGTGGTCGCGGACGCGCTCGACGCGGACGTTCGGCACGTGACGAACAAGCGCACCACCCTGCGCGGCACCGTGCTGCTCGCGCTGGAGTCGCTCGCCCCGGACGTCGAGCGCTCCGAACCGGACATCGGCGCGACGTTCGCGCCGGTGCCGGCCCGTCGCGGCTACTACGACGAGCGGGCCCGGCGGTACCAGGAGGTCTACGCGGCGCTCGTGCGCTGA